From a single Haemorhous mexicanus isolate bHaeMex1 chromosome 29, bHaeMex1.pri, whole genome shotgun sequence genomic region:
- the NCLN gene encoding BOS complex subunit NCLN, whose amino-acid sequence MLEEAGEVLESVLKASCLPLSVLLFVPAVLLLLGPPPAAEAAHEFTVYRMQQYELGGQPYGTRSAVLNTEARTVEADVLSRRCVMMRLVDFSYEQYQKALRQSAGAVVIILPRSISSVPQDVVRQFMEIEPEMLAMETIVPVYFAVEDEELLSIYEQTRAASASQGSASAAEVLLHTATANGFQMVTSGAQSKAINDWLIPSVEGRLTGLGGEDLPTVVIVAHYDSFGVAPWLSHGADSNGSGISVLLELARLFSRLYTYRRTHAGYNLLFFASGGGKFNYQGTKRWLEDNLDHTDSSLLQDNVAFVLCLDTLGRGNSLHLHVSKPPKEGTLQHAFLRELEMVVASQFPEVKFSMVHKKINLAEDMLAWEHERFAIRRLPAFTISHLESHRDSLRNSIMDRRARIDTKALTRNTQIIAEALTRVIYNLTEKGAPADMQIFTDQMQIQQEQLESVMDWLSSQPRAAQLIDKDSTFLNTLEYYMGRYLKDVKQHHVKADKRDPEFVFYDQLKQVMNAYRVKPAIFDLLLAVCIAAYLGVAYVAVQHFGLLYKMIQRLSLKTKQQ is encoded by the exons ATGCTGGAGGAGGCGGGCGAGGTGCTGGAGTCGGTGCTCAAGGCCTCGTGCCTCCCGCTCAGCGTCCTGCTCTTCGTACCCGccgtgctcctgctcctggggccgccgcccgccgccgaGGCGGCGCACGAGTTCACGGTCTACCGCATGCAGCAGTATGAGCTGGGCGGGCAGCCCTACG GCACCAGGAGCGCCGTGCTGAACACGGAGGCGCGCACCGTGGAAGCGGACGTGCTGAGCCGCCGCTGCGTCATGATGAGGCTGGTGGACTTCTCCTACGAGCAGTACCAGAAGGCTCTGCGCCAGTCAGCCGGGGCTGTGGTCATCATCCTGCCACGATCCATCTCCTCTGTCCCCCAGGATGTCGTGAGg CAATTCATGGAGATAGAGCCAGAAATGCTTGCTATGGAAACCATTGTGCCAGTCTACTTTGCAGTGGAAgatgaggagctgctgtctATATATGAACAAACACGGGCTGCTTCTGCATCACAGGGTTCTGCCTCAGCTGCAGAAG ttctgctgcacacagcaaCTGCCAATGGCTTCCAGATGGTGACCAGCGGGGCTCAAAGCAAAGCTATCAATGACTGGCTCATCCCCAGTGTGGAG ggaaggCTGACAGGGCTGGGTGGAGAAGACCTGCCCACTGTTGTGATAGTTGCCCACTATGATTCCTTTGGAGTGGCTCCA TGGCTGTCCCACGGGGCTGACTCCAATGGCAGTGGaatctcagtgctgctggaactGGCCAGGCTGTTCTCTCGGCTCTACACCTACAGAAGGACCCATGCTGG GTATAACTTGCTGTTCTTTGCATCTGGAGGTGGCAAGTTTAATTACCAAGGAACTAAACGGTGGCTGGAGGATAATTTGGACCACACTG attccagcctgctgcaggaCAATGTAGCATTTGTTCTCTGCCTTGACACTCTGGGCAGAGGCAATAGCCTTCATCTTCATGTCTCAAAGCCTCCCAAGGAGGGCACCTTGCAGCATGCATTTCTGAGAGAACTGGAGATG GTTGTTGCCAGCCAGTTCCCAGAGGTGAAGTTCTCCATGGTGCACAAGAAGATCAACCTGGCAGAGGACATGCTGGCGTGGGAGCACGAGCGCTTCGCCATCCGGCGCCTGCCGGCGTTCACCATCTCACACCTGGAGAGCCACCGGGACAGCCTGCGCAACAGCATCATGGACAGGAG GGCACGAATAGACACTAAAGCACTGACCAGGAATACTCAGATCATTGCTGAGGCTTTGACAAGGGTCATCTACAATCTAACAGAAAAG GGAGCACCTGCAGATATGCAGATCTTCACAGATCAGATG CAAATCCAGCAGGAGCAACTGGAGTCAGTGATGGACTGGCTGAGCAgtcagcccagggctgcccagctgATTGATAAGGACAGCACCTTCCTCAACACCTTAGAATATTATATGGGACGTTACCTGAAGGATGTCAAGCAGCACCACGTGAAGGCAGACAAACG GGACCCCGAGTTTGTTTTTTATGACCAGCTGAAGCAGGTGATGAATGCATACAG GGTCAAGCCAGCAATCTTTgacctgctcctggctgtctgTATTGCAGCCTACCTTGGTGTTGCCTATGTTGCAGTGCAG CACTTTGGTCTCCTTTACAAGATGATCCAGAGATTATCCCTTAAAACCAAGCAGCAGTGA
- the S1PR4 gene encoding sphingosine 1-phosphate receptor 4, which yields MAAPVLGWLVNGSLLLPLDSAHLLATKASCLQLAAARNVNIILQHYNFSGKLSKRHSGDEGMGPLRTAFAIISCLIILENLLVLLAVLRCLRGRRWVYSCIASITLSDLLAGIAYLCNLCLSGSKTFQLSPQLWFLREGILFVALAASTFSLLVTAVERYGAMVRPLAESEASKTLRLRGLIAACWLLALVIGLLPLLGWNCLCDFQACSVLLPLYSKNYILFSVVMFSVILLGIIGLYISILHLVQASSRQSCSRHGRRRSLRLLKTVLMILGAFILCWSPLFVLLLLDVFCDTGACSHLHSLDWTLALALLNSGVNPVIYSLRSVEVRRAVGSLLCCCCVRAGLCRPGSCVAISDINSGSSTESSLRCRDSFRSSMAQNARPRAPLSSNSSMMSNLPSL from the coding sequence ATGGCTgctccagtgctgggctggctggtgaatggctccctcctccttcccctggaCTCTGCTCACCTGCTGGCCACCAaagcctcctgcctgcagctggccgCGGCCAGGAACGTCAACATCATCCTGCAGCACTACAACTTCTCGGGCAAGCTCAGCAAGCGGCACTCCGGCGACGAGGGCATGGGGCCTCTCCGCACGGCCTTCGCCATCATCAGCTGCCTCATCATCCTGGAGaacctgctggtgctgctggccgTGCTGCGCTGCCTGCGGGGCCGCCGCTGGGTCTACTCCTGCATCGCCAGCATCACCCTCAGCGACCTGCTGGCGGGCATCGCCTACCTCTGCAACCTCTGCCTGTCGGGCAGCAAGACCTTCCAGCTGTCCCCGCAGCTCTGGTTCCTGCGGGAGGGCATCCTCTTCGTGGCCTTGGCCGCCTCCACCTTCAGCCTGCTGGTGACGGCGGTGGAGCGCTACGGCGCCATGGTGAGGCCCCTCGCGGAGAGCGAGGCCAGCAAGACGCTGCGGCTGCGCGGCCTCATCGCggcctgctggctgctggccctggtcATCGGCCTGCTCCCgctgctgggctggaactgcctcTGTGATTTCCAGGCCTGCTCCGTGCTCCTGCCGCTCTACTCGAAGAATTATATCCTGTTCTCCGTGGTGATGTTCAGCGTTATCCTCCTGGGTATCATCGGGCTTTACATCTCCATCTTGCACCTGGTGCAGGCTAGCTCCAGGCAAAGCTGCTCCCGGCACGGCCGCCGGCGCTCCCTGCGCCTGCTGAAGACGGTGCTGATGATCCTGGGGGCCTTCATCCTGTGCTGGAGCCccctgtttgtgctgctgctcttggatGTGTTCTGTGACACCGGGGCCTGCAGCCACCTGCACAGCCTGGACTGGAcgctggctctggccctgctcAACTCGGGGGTCAATCCCGTCATTTACTCGCTGCGGAGCGTGGAGGTTCGCCGTGCCGTGGGcagcctgctgtgctgctgctgcgtcagggctgggctctgcaggcctGGAAGCTGCGTGGCCATCTCGGACATCAACTCTGGCTCGTCCACGGAGAGCTCCCTGCGCTGCCGGGACAGCTTCCGCAGCTCCATGGCCCAGAACGCTCGGCCCAGGGCGCCTCTGTCCAGCAACTCCAGCATGATGAGCAATCTGCCCAGTCTGTGA
- the LOC132339660 gene encoding mast cell protease 1A-like, which produces MCQLRALPALLLLLCCPWASASALRGGIVGGHEARPHSHPYMAFLKIADLGGCGGFLVAPDWVMSAAHCLGNTTVILGAHNIHKAEKSQQVRGVLKYHEHPEYNPSTMENDIMLLQLTSKATLNDFVQPIPLPRTGSDLPTGTKCTIAGWGRIDQHRATNKLFETQVSIYSRRKCSLFYPHLDSGMVCAGSFHQLKDSSQGDSGGPLVCNKVAQGIVSFGYDSPPGVYTRISNYLPWIKKVMKK; this is translated from the exons ATGTGCCAGCTccgggcactgccagccctgctgctcctgctctgctgcccctgggccagtGCCA GTGCTCTGCGGGGTGGGATTGTGGGGGGCCACGAGGCACGGCCCCACTCGCACCCCTACATGGCCTTCCTGAAGATAGCAGatctggggggctgtgggggcttCCTGGTGGCCCCTGACTGGGTGATGTCAGCTGCACACTGCCTGGG gaacACCACAGTCATCCTGGGGGCTCACAACAtccacaaagcagaaaaatcccagcaggtcCGGGGGGTGCTCAAGTACCACGAGCACCCTGAATACAACCCCAGCACGATGGAAAACGACATCATGCTGCTGCAG CTGACATCAAAGGCCACTCTCAATGACTTCGTGCAGcccatccccctgcccaggACGGGCAGTGACCTCCCCACAGGCACCAAGTGCACGATTGCAGGCTGGGGTCGGATCGACCAGCACAGGGCCACCAACAAGCTCTTTGAGACCCAAGTCTCCATCTACAGCCGCAGGAAATGCAGCCTCTTCTACCCACACCTGGATTCTGGCATGGTCTGTGCAGGCAGCTTCCACCAGCTGAAGGATTCCAGCCAG GGAGATTCTGGTGGGCCCCTGGTGTGCAATAAAGTGGCACAAGGAATCGTTTCCTTTGGCTACGACTCCCCACCCGGGGTCTACACCCGCATCTCCAACTACCTGCCCTGGATCAAAAAAGTCATGAAGAAGtag
- the LOC132339585 gene encoding granzyme E-like, with protein MEHLLPLLLPLVLVMCPPVSSYYPWKWRERGEVRMQPAPYVAFLQGKDNQSCGGFLVAPAWVMTAAQCLEHKPLTVILGAQTLQRREESWQTFQVKEYHCYPGYTSPKKGKDLLLLKLNGNASSNGHVRPISLEKSKIRGGTQCSLVGWGDRTATVTIISQRDCLSHYPGLADNLICGHSKSSKVPEKEDAGDPLVCNNKAFGIFSYRHNNWPGFYTHIAPYLPWVQSVMKSL; from the exons ATGGAGcacctgctgcccctcctgctgcccctcgtGCTGGTGATGTGCCCCCCAGTCAGCAGCT ATTATCCCTGGAagtggagggagagaggagaagtcAGGATGCAGCCTGCTCCCTACGTGGCCTTTCTGCAGGGCAAGGACAACCAGTCCTGTGGAGGCTTCCTGGTGGCTCCTGCCTGGGTGATGACAGCAGCTCAGTGCCTCGA GCACAAACCTCTGACTGTCATCCTGGGAGCCCAAACCCTgcaaaggagagaggaaagctggcaaACCTTCCAGGTGAAGGAGTACCACTGCTACCCAGGCTACACCAGCCCCAAGAAGGGCAAGGACCTCCTTCTGCTGAAG CTGAATGGCAATGCCAGCAGCAATGGCCACGTCAGGCCCATTTCCTTGGAGAAATCCAAAATTCGGGGAGGCACCCAGTGCAGCCTGGTTGGCTGGGGTGACAGGACAGCCACTGTCACCATCATCAGCCAGAGGGACTGCCTCAGCCACTACCCAGGCCTTGCTGACAACTTGATTTGTGGCCACAGCAAATCCTCCAAGGTACCTGAAAAG GAGGATGCTGGGGATCCTCTGGTCTGCAACAACAAAGCCTTTGGCATCTTCTCCTACAGGCACAACAACTGGCCTGGCTTCTACACACACATTGCTCCTTACCTCCCCTGGGTGCAGAGTGTCATGAAGTCCCTGTga